From the genome of Desulfovibrio gilichinskyi, one region includes:
- a CDS encoding ABC transporter permease has protein sequence MLHPAKTAWQKLNSIWYPSLGVALFIILWWMGSASYGSFILPSPLETCKALWQLILEGKALKAMWITTERALGGFLIASIIGSSVGIFAGLRPKLAQTLKPIAAILLGIPPIAWIVLALLWFGTTGFTPVFTVIVTTLPITFAVAVEGARTRDEELENMARSFKTPRAMLLWDVYLPHILSYLFPGWITALGLAWKVTVMAELLGSTDGIGANMAIARVNMDTAEALAWVTAVVALLLAVEFLLLEPLKHRLEPWRRKISQTS, from the coding sequence ATGTTACACCCGGCAAAAACGGCTTGGCAAAAGCTAAACAGCATATGGTACCCGTCGCTGGGAGTGGCTCTTTTCATTATCCTGTGGTGGATGGGGAGCGCGAGTTACGGTTCATTTATCCTCCCCTCTCCATTGGAAACATGTAAGGCCCTATGGCAGCTCATTCTTGAGGGAAAAGCTCTCAAAGCCATGTGGATTACCACTGAACGAGCTTTGGGAGGATTTCTCATTGCAAGCATCATCGGCAGCAGCGTAGGTATTTTCGCTGGTCTTCGACCGAAACTTGCACAAACACTCAAACCGATAGCCGCCATTCTGCTGGGCATACCACCGATTGCATGGATAGTTCTAGCCTTACTCTGGTTCGGCACAACCGGATTTACTCCCGTTTTCACCGTGATAGTTACCACCCTTCCCATCACTTTCGCAGTGGCTGTTGAAGGAGCCCGCACCAGAGATGAAGAGCTGGAGAACATGGCCCGTTCCTTCAAAACACCTCGTGCCATGTTGCTGTGGGATGTATATCTGCCGCATATTCTGTCTTATCTTTTCCCCGGCTGGATAACCGCACTGGGCTTGGCATGGAAAGTTACGGTCATGGCAGAACTGCTGGGCTCAACAGACGGCATAGGAGCCAACATGGCGATTGCAAGAGTTAATATGGATACAGCAGAGGCATTAGCCTGGGTCACCGCTGTTGTTGCCCTTCTTCTAGCTGTTGAATTTTTACTCCTTGAACCTTTAAAGCACCGTCTTGAACCTTGGCGCAGAAAAATTTCGCAAACATCATGA
- a CDS encoding ABC transporter substrate-binding protein — protein MITRRNFLSMSAKSLTLLPFLLATSANAESLSKLVLAGPPAPLSLPLARLAKRTDLSKSLPSMEMKQWRNPDIMRAWMISDEVQVSAAPSNAAAILYNKGLPVRLLDVNNGGILSILTSNPAIKKFTDIKGKKIVLFFRGDTPDMIVRYLATKQGINPDTDMSPSYVDSPFEALQMLLSARADTVLLPEPAATAAIMKAKSKGIELTRIVLQDVWEQVTGSKLPLPLGGTICQGALAQEHPKIIKELQIGIRQSVEWINQHPAEAAQEFAGFFGLKAQVLQKSLETFPISQLPAKAAQKDLEFYYTTLMGMSPKLIGGKLPDKAFYLG, from the coding sequence ATGATCACACGTAGAAATTTTCTCTCAATGAGCGCGAAGTCCTTGACCTTGCTTCCTTTCCTGCTTGCCACCAGTGCTAATGCTGAAAGCCTGTCAAAATTAGTGCTTGCAGGGCCGCCGGCACCGCTGAGTCTTCCTCTGGCCCGTCTGGCAAAAAGAACAGATCTATCTAAGTCCTTACCGAGCATGGAAATGAAACAGTGGCGCAACCCCGACATCATGCGGGCATGGATGATTTCCGATGAAGTTCAAGTTTCGGCGGCTCCTTCCAACGCAGCAGCCATCCTCTACAATAAAGGATTACCTGTACGTCTGCTGGATGTAAACAATGGCGGCATCTTAAGCATTCTCACCAGTAACCCGGCGATAAAAAAATTCACGGATATTAAAGGTAAAAAAATTGTTTTGTTTTTCCGGGGTGATACGCCGGATATGATTGTGCGCTACCTTGCCACAAAACAGGGAATAAATCCTGATACAGATATGAGTCCATCCTATGTTGATTCGCCCTTCGAAGCGTTGCAAATGCTGCTGTCCGCGCGGGCAGACACCGTTTTACTGCCGGAGCCGGCAGCTACCGCAGCAATAATGAAGGCAAAATCTAAGGGCATAGAACTTACGCGTATCGTCCTTCAGGACGTCTGGGAACAAGTTACAGGCAGCAAGTTGCCGCTGCCTCTCGGCGGAACAATATGTCAGGGGGCTTTGGCGCAGGAACATCCGAAAATCATAAAAGAATTACAAATAGGCATCAGGCAGAGCGTAGAATGGATAAATCAACATCCGGCAGAAGCCGCGCAGGAGTTTGCAGGCTTCTTCGGGCTCAAAGCTCAGGTGTTGCAAAAATCCCTTGAAACATTCCCCATAAGCCAGCTTCCGGCTAAGGCCGCCCAAAAGGACCTTGAATTCTATTACACTACTCTCATGGGAATGTCGCCAAAACTGATCGGCGGTAAGCTGCCGGATAAAGCTTTCTACCTAGGTTAG
- a CDS encoding APC family permease yields the protein MSDDKKGSIGLYGAIAIGIGGMVGGGIFAVLGLAVSMAHGATPIAFAIAGAIAMLTAFSYAKLSVAFPSQGGTVVFLDRAFGHDSIVGGLNFVLWLSYLVTLSLYATAFESYAKTFFPVGLQTAWLHHGLISIAIIIPVVINLLGAELISKSETFIVVLKLILLGIVVSSGAMFIEPARLAVSSWAPMSAVIPAGMVIFVAYEGFELISNAAEDVRNPSVTLPRAYYSSVGIVVVLYILVAILTVGVVPENLIATSKDYVLAEAARPALGQFGFYLVGVAAMLATISAINATIYGNARLGFILAKDKELPEFMERKVWDQPFGVLVVGAITLCMANLLDIESISVIASAGFLLIFAAVNLAGAKLAPTIHARRYPMLIGSIVCFAVLCILLWQSATDNPKACAAFFAVLVCAFLFEFFLAKFYKPSKRAWHSFRKSAPKSASSSDS from the coding sequence GTGAGTGATGATAAAAAAGGATCAATAGGGCTTTACGGAGCTATAGCCATAGGAATCGGCGGTATGGTCGGCGGGGGGATTTTTGCCGTGCTCGGTCTTGCTGTGTCAATGGCCCACGGTGCAACTCCTATTGCCTTTGCCATTGCCGGAGCTATTGCGATGTTGACGGCATTTTCTTATGCGAAGCTGTCGGTAGCTTTTCCCAGCCAAGGCGGAACGGTTGTCTTTCTTGACCGCGCATTCGGGCATGACAGCATTGTGGGCGGGCTCAACTTTGTATTATGGCTCAGTTATCTTGTTACGCTGTCACTCTACGCCACTGCTTTTGAATCATATGCCAAGACATTTTTCCCTGTCGGTTTACAAACAGCATGGCTGCATCACGGGCTTATCAGCATTGCGATTATTATTCCCGTTGTTATCAATCTTCTTGGCGCAGAACTTATCAGTAAATCAGAAACATTTATCGTTGTGCTTAAGCTTATCCTGCTCGGCATAGTGGTTTCATCCGGTGCAATGTTTATTGAACCGGCTCGTTTAGCCGTATCAAGCTGGGCTCCTATGTCAGCGGTCATTCCTGCCGGAATGGTTATATTCGTAGCATATGAAGGCTTTGAATTGATATCCAATGCGGCTGAAGATGTCCGCAATCCCTCTGTTACATTGCCGCGAGCATATTACAGCTCGGTAGGTATCGTTGTCGTTTTGTATATTTTAGTGGCAATTTTAACTGTCGGAGTGGTTCCGGAGAATCTTATTGCAACATCGAAAGATTATGTGCTTGCCGAAGCGGCCCGTCCTGCCCTAGGTCAATTCGGTTTTTACCTTGTCGGCGTGGCTGCAATGCTTGCTACCATTTCAGCCATTAACGCGACTATTTACGGGAATGCCAGATTGGGATTCATTCTTGCCAAGGACAAAGAATTGCCTGAGTTCATGGAGCGGAAAGTATGGGATCAACCGTTCGGGGTGCTGGTAGTCGGCGCAATTACGTTGTGCATGGCTAACCTGCTTGATATCGAATCCATATCTGTGATTGCCAGTGCCGGTTTTCTGCTGATTTTTGCAGCAGTGAATCTGGCAGGAGCAAAGCTGGCCCCGACTATTCATGCACGAAGATACCCTATGCTGATCGGATCAATAGTCTGCTTCGCTGTGTTGTGTATTTTGCTATGGCAGTCCGCAACGGATAATCCGAAGGCCTGCGCAGCTTTTTTTGCTGTGCTTGTCTGCGCCTTTTTATTCGAGTTTTTTCTGGCGAAGTTTTATAAACCTTCGAAGCGCGCTTGGCATAGTTTCAGAAAGAGTGCTCCTAAGAGTGCGTCATCATCAGACTCGTAA
- a CDS encoding carbon-nitrogen hydrolase family protein, whose protein sequence is MTEEIEHKLQTRHLRMDDYETLRTIYKRVYKGLDSPWTKEQIALLTTIFPEGQVCIEDNGVPIAIALSIIIDFSLFGDHHTYDQIISNGTFKSHDPEGDYLYGIEVFVDPVFHGMRLGRRLYDARKEISENLNLKGILLGGRIPGYHTVSKDMSPQEYILKVKNREIYDSVLTFQLSNDFHVRNLLDDYWPDDNPSKGNAVLLEWINIYYQKKTRLVGRTKSIARLGVVQWEMRRFNSFDEFMQQVEFFVDTVSAYKADIILFPELLNAPLISMYADKRPADAMRLLSEHTEDMRQAMLEMALSYNINIVTGSVPQLQEDGTLHNVSFLCRRDGTWDSQTKLHITPEEDTHWGFSGGHDLKVFDTDVGKVGILICYDIEFPELARLQTMEGMKILLVPFWTDTKNGYLRVRRCAQARAIENECFVAISGSVGNIPKVETMGIQYSQSAIFTPSDFAFPHDAIASEVTPGIETTLITDVDLDLLKELRSQGSVRNISSRRTDLYELRWKGGK, encoded by the coding sequence ATGACCGAAGAAATAGAACACAAACTGCAAACCAGACACCTTCGCATGGATGACTATGAGACACTGCGTACTATATACAAGCGTGTATACAAGGGATTAGACTCTCCATGGACCAAGGAACAAATAGCTCTGCTGACCACCATCTTCCCTGAAGGGCAGGTCTGCATTGAAGATAACGGTGTTCCGATTGCAATCGCCCTGTCCATAATAATCGATTTCAGCCTATTCGGTGATCATCACACCTATGATCAGATCATAAGCAACGGAACATTCAAATCTCATGACCCTGAAGGAGACTATTTATACGGCATTGAAGTCTTCGTGGACCCGGTATTCCATGGAATGAGACTTGGACGGAGATTATATGATGCCCGTAAAGAAATTTCGGAAAACCTCAACCTTAAAGGAATCCTTCTCGGTGGACGCATTCCCGGTTATCACACCGTGTCAAAGGATATGAGTCCCCAAGAATATATCCTCAAGGTCAAAAATCGCGAAATATACGATTCAGTACTCACCTTTCAACTTTCCAACGACTTTCATGTCCGCAACCTGCTTGACGACTATTGGCCGGATGACAACCCTTCAAAAGGAAACGCCGTTCTTCTGGAGTGGATTAATATTTACTACCAGAAAAAAACACGCTTAGTAGGCCGGACAAAATCCATTGCGCGACTGGGCGTAGTCCAATGGGAAATGCGCCGTTTCAATTCCTTTGACGAGTTCATGCAGCAGGTGGAATTTTTCGTGGATACCGTCAGCGCATACAAAGCGGACATTATCCTGTTCCCAGAGCTGCTAAATGCTCCACTCATCAGCATGTATGCAGACAAACGCCCCGCCGATGCAATGCGCCTGCTATCCGAGCACACCGAAGACATGCGTCAGGCTATGCTGGAAATGGCACTCAGCTATAACATTAATATTGTCACCGGAAGCGTTCCGCAACTTCAGGAAGACGGAACTCTGCACAACGTCAGTTTTCTATGCAGGCGCGATGGTACTTGGGACAGCCAAACCAAACTGCACATTACTCCTGAGGAAGATACTCATTGGGGGTTTAGCGGTGGGCATGACCTTAAAGTATTCGATACCGATGTAGGTAAAGTGGGAATCCTCATCTGTTACGATATAGAATTTCCTGAATTAGCGCGGCTGCAAACTATGGAGGGAATGAAAATATTGCTCGTCCCTTTCTGGACGGACACCAAAAACGGTTACCTCCGAGTACGCCGCTGCGCTCAGGCCAGAGCAATTGAAAACGAATGCTTCGTAGCGATATCAGGAAGCGTGGGCAACATCCCTAAAGTTGAAACCATGGGCATTCAGTATTCCCAGTCCGCCATCTTTACCCCGTCAGATTTTGCCTTCCCGCATGATGCCATTGCTTCGGAAGTAACACCGGGCATTGAAACCACACTCATAACCGATGTGGATCTGGACCTGCTCAAAGAACTCCGTTCTCAAGGCAGCGTGCGCAACATCTCCAGCCGTAGAACAGATCTATATGAACTGCGCTGGAAGGGTGGAAAGTAA
- a CDS encoding citrate synthase, which produces MSNEEKATLNYKGKIYELPIITGSEGEVGLDISNLRAQSGLITFDPGFGNTGACKSDITFVDGENGILRYRGYPIEELAEHGNFIETAWLLIFGELPLKEDLARFRALLCAEELIHEDLLHHFNGFPSHKSQPMAILSAVINALGSYHTDLYDIHNKSEFFLAVGKMISKVRTIAAFSYRKSIGRPFMYPNPDLSYCHNFLHMMFSIPNKHYDPPIEAVKALSLVFMLHADHEQNCSTSTVRMVGSTQANIFASVSAGICALWGKLHGGANAAVIEMLEDIKAGNITIDDYIERVKRKEVRLMGFGHRIYKSFDPRARILKKAAHNLLANGFDDQLLDIALELEEKAINDDYFTERSLYPNVDFYSGIILRALGIPVVMFTVMFAIGRLPGWIAHWYEDFENPTTRINRPRQIYTGQTQRNYIPINFRK; this is translated from the coding sequence ATGAGCAATGAAGAAAAAGCTACCCTGAACTACAAAGGCAAAATATATGAATTGCCGATCATAACCGGATCTGAAGGCGAAGTCGGTCTGGATATTTCCAATCTGCGAGCGCAAAGCGGATTAATCACTTTTGATCCCGGATTCGGAAATACCGGAGCCTGCAAAAGTGACATAACATTTGTTGACGGTGAAAATGGAATTCTGCGTTACAGAGGCTATCCGATTGAAGAGCTTGCCGAACACGGCAATTTTATTGAAACCGCATGGCTGCTGATTTTCGGAGAACTGCCTCTTAAGGAAGACCTTGCCAGATTCAGAGCACTGCTTTGCGCCGAAGAACTGATTCACGAAGATCTGCTCCATCACTTCAACGGCTTCCCTTCGCACAAGAGTCAGCCTATGGCGATTCTTTCTGCGGTAATCAATGCACTTGGCAGCTATCATACTGATCTTTACGACATCCACAATAAGTCTGAATTTTTCCTTGCTGTGGGTAAAATGATCTCCAAGGTCAGAACTATCGCCGCATTTTCATACAGAAAATCCATCGGCAGACCTTTTATGTACCCCAACCCGGACCTCAGCTACTGCCATAACTTTCTGCACATGATGTTCTCCATTCCGAACAAACATTATGATCCGCCGATTGAAGCAGTTAAGGCTCTTTCATTAGTATTTATGCTCCATGCCGATCATGAACAGAACTGTTCTACTTCAACAGTACGCATGGTCGGATCTACTCAGGCAAACATTTTTGCGTCTGTATCAGCCGGAATCTGCGCTCTGTGGGGCAAGCTGCACGGAGGAGCAAACGCGGCTGTTATCGAAATGCTTGAAGATATTAAAGCAGGAAACATCACTATTGATGACTACATAGAAAGGGTTAAACGGAAAGAAGTCAGACTCATGGGATTCGGTCATCGCATCTATAAAAGTTTTGACCCGCGTGCACGCATCCTTAAAAAAGCCGCTCATAATCTGCTTGCAAACGGATTTGACGATCAGCTTTTGGATATTGCTCTGGAACTTGAAGAAAAGGCAATCAACGATGATTACTTTACCGAACGCAGTCTTTACCCCAATGTGGACTTCTACTCGGGAATCATCTTACGCGCTCTCGGTATTCCGGTTGTAATGTTCACAGTAATGTTCGCCATCGGAAGACTGCCCGGATGGATTGCTCACTGGTATGAAGATTTCGAAAATCCGACCACCAGAATCAACCGTCCGAGACAGATTTACACCGGACAGACCCAAAGAAACTACATTCCTATCAATTTCAGAAAATAA
- a CDS encoding sigma-54 interaction domain-containing protein, which translates to MKDQEINLYMREVIDTMNEGLFLIRPDGTIMMVNDALLKMTGFKQEELLGKPCSVFGCDACERSRELGKQHWCRLFNTRTEGSKNCYIISKNGSYLHVLKKASILENDNGEIIGAVETLTDISELDRKELKIQELSFQLHRDDNQFCGFIGNSPAMQKVYALITKAAQSDAPVIIFGESGTGKELAAQAIHQLSPRKDKPFVQLNCAALNDALLESELFGHVKGSFTGAYRHRAGRFEEAGSGDIFLDEIGDVPLQIQVKLLRVLETKSFERVGDSLTLSMKARLITATNQNLQELVRDKKFREDFFFRINVIPVHLPPLRERKEDLHRLVEHFISINPNLDKSESPTPETMRKLIEYDWPGNVRELKSALEYAAVVKESGPMLPHHLPPQINYFSGEYCNIATVRSQEAQTRELTEKEELISALKKTSGNKSETARILNVSRGTVHNRIRKHRIEYRIYE; encoded by the coding sequence GTGAAAGATCAGGAAATCAATTTATATATGCGTGAAGTAATTGATACCATGAACGAAGGTCTTTTCCTTATTCGCCCGGACGGAACCATCATGATGGTTAACGATGCCCTGCTCAAAATGACAGGATTCAAACAGGAAGAGCTGCTTGGCAAGCCCTGCTCAGTGTTCGGCTGTGATGCCTGTGAACGGTCAAGAGAACTTGGTAAACAGCATTGGTGCAGATTATTCAATACCCGCACAGAAGGTAGCAAGAACTGCTATATAATCAGCAAAAACGGTTCTTACCTGCACGTGCTCAAAAAAGCTTCCATCCTTGAAAATGATAACGGGGAAATTATCGGTGCGGTTGAAACGCTTACAGATATATCTGAGCTTGATCGTAAGGAACTTAAAATACAAGAGTTATCATTTCAGCTGCACCGTGATGACAATCAATTTTGCGGATTTATAGGTAATTCCCCGGCCATGCAGAAAGTGTATGCGCTTATTACTAAAGCCGCTCAATCAGATGCACCTGTCATTATCTTCGGAGAGTCAGGAACAGGAAAAGAATTGGCAGCACAGGCCATCCATCAGCTCAGCCCGCGAAAGGACAAACCTTTTGTACAACTCAACTGCGCAGCTCTTAACGACGCATTGCTTGAAAGCGAACTGTTCGGACATGTAAAAGGTTCTTTCACCGGAGCATACAGGCATAGGGCCGGACGATTTGAAGAAGCCGGAAGCGGAGATATTTTTCTGGATGAGATAGGTGATGTTCCCCTACAGATTCAGGTTAAACTGCTGCGTGTACTTGAAACTAAATCATTTGAACGCGTCGGCGACAGCCTCACTCTTTCAATGAAGGCAAGACTCATTACTGCCACTAATCAGAATCTGCAGGAACTGGTGCGGGACAAAAAATTCCGCGAAGATTTCTTTTTCCGCATCAATGTAATACCCGTGCATTTACCGCCGTTGCGCGAACGCAAGGAAGACCTGCATAGACTGGTTGAACATTTCATCAGCATCAATCCTAATCTTGACAAAAGCGAAAGCCCAACGCCGGAGACGATGAGAAAACTCATTGAGTATGACTGGCCGGGAAATGTACGTGAACTCAAGAGTGCTCTGGAATATGCCGCTGTGGTAAAAGAATCAGGGCCGATGCTGCCGCACCATCTACCTCCGCAAATTAATTATTTTTCAGGTGAATACTGCAATATTGCGACAGTTCGCTCACAGGAAGCACAGACTCGCGAGCTGACAGAAAAAGAAGAACTTATCTCCGCATTAAAAAAAACATCTGGCAACAAAAGTGAAACTGCTCGTATCTTAAATGTCAGCCGCGGAACAGTTCACAACAGGATTCGAAAGCATCGCATTGAGTACCGCATTTACGAATAA
- a CDS encoding 4Fe-4S dicluster domain-containing protein, with translation MTGKMKGISRRNFLKGLGAGSAAMLLPSASPAAAASSATEELATLLDISKCIGCGECVNGCSEVNGSKYPEPKKPFPVMYPTSRVKVEDWSDKRDVDDRLTPYNWLFIQSAEVEYKGESYEINIPRRCLHCQNPPCADLCPWGAAAKQKNGIVRIQPNVCLGGAKCRTVCPWHIPQRQTGVGLYMRLLPKFAGNGVMYKCDRCYNRINEGKLPACIEVCPEHVQTIGPRSEILAKAHELADKNGWFIYGEEENGGTNTIYVSPVPFDLLNKAIEKGAGKPGLQPVADSMADEENLASAIAIAPLAGIAAGIIKAGNYLSSAADNKNNDKSDG, from the coding sequence ATGACAGGAAAAATGAAAGGGATATCGAGGCGAAATTTTTTAAAAGGGCTCGGGGCAGGAAGTGCCGCTATGCTTTTGCCTTCAGCTTCTCCAGCAGCAGCCGCTTCTTCAGCAACAGAAGAACTGGCTACTTTGCTTGATATTTCAAAATGTATCGGCTGCGGAGAGTGTGTAAATGGATGCTCTGAAGTTAACGGGTCGAAATATCCTGAACCTAAGAAACCTTTTCCGGTAATGTATCCGACATCGCGTGTTAAGGTTGAAGATTGGTCGGATAAGCGGGATGTGGATGACAGACTTACGCCGTATAACTGGCTTTTCATTCAAAGTGCGGAAGTAGAGTATAAGGGTGAAAGTTACGAAATAAATATTCCGCGTCGCTGTCTGCATTGTCAAAATCCTCCGTGTGCAGATCTTTGCCCGTGGGGCGCGGCGGCAAAGCAGAAAAACGGTATTGTGCGTATCCAGCCAAATGTCTGCCTTGGCGGAGCAAAGTGCAGGACTGTCTGTCCTTGGCATATACCGCAGCGGCAGACAGGAGTGGGGCTATACATGCGCCTTCTTCCCAAGTTTGCAGGTAACGGAGTTATGTATAAATGCGATCGTTGTTACAATCGCATTAACGAAGGCAAACTCCCTGCCTGCATAGAAGTTTGTCCTGAACATGTTCAGACCATAGGCCCACGTAGCGAAATTTTAGCCAAAGCTCATGAATTGGCAGATAAAAACGGTTGGTTCATTTACGGCGAAGAAGAAAACGGCGGAACCAATACTATTTATGTCTCACCTGTACCGTTTGATCTTTTGAATAAAGCAATAGAGAAAGGTGCTGGAAAACCGGGGCTACAGCCAGTTGCAGATTCAATGGCGGATGAAGAAAATCTTGCCAGTGCAATAGCTATTGCACCGCTTGCAGGTATCGCCGCCGGAATTATCAAAGCAGGAAACTATCTGTCCTCTGCTGCAGATAATAAGAACAATGATAAGAGTGATGGTTAG
- a CDS encoding iron-sulfur cluster-binding protein, with translation MNKKIFVWIFKITVFFMALTGVAQMPIFKRYYIASIPGLSWLSNFYLTNKLHYMLGALLIFLVMYLATDFIMSKRGNMRLSRCGKVRAFLFAAVIFTGVFRVIKNLPYVTMDPFTVMMIDWTHLGFAILLGIAALIALIRGRSSYFESGRVGTNAR, from the coding sequence ATGAATAAAAAAATATTTGTCTGGATATTTAAAATCACGGTCTTTTTTATGGCCCTTACCGGAGTGGCTCAGATGCCTATCTTCAAAAGATATTACATCGCAAGTATCCCCGGTTTAAGCTGGCTTTCCAATTTCTATCTCACCAATAAACTTCATTATATGCTGGGAGCATTGCTGATCTTTCTGGTCATGTATCTGGCGACGGATTTTATTATGAGTAAGCGCGGGAATATGCGTTTATCTCGTTGCGGGAAGGTTCGCGCATTTCTTTTCGCAGCCGTAATATTCACCGGTGTTTTTCGCGTAATAAAGAATCTTCCGTATGTAACCATGGACCCGTTTACGGTAATGATGATAGACTGGACTCATCTGGGCTTTGCGATCCTTCTTGGAATCGCTGCACTTATTGCCTTGATTCGAGGACGTTCATCATATTTTGAAAGTGGCCGAGTTGGAACTAATGCTCGTTAG
- a CDS encoding CgeB family protein produces MINIPHIKGQRPRVLLITQDYFIVPELARGLRSLGISFVSVEFQQTPSFLKELFDKVAFLKPHFILSVNHAGLDGDGQVLGLLKRCGVPFASWFVDRQETFLRSAVESNSLLAVFSWDPEAISSLNKRNVPYAQYLPLGTDTSIFHPVRGDHEYLYPVSFVGSSWTSKIVEVLRAGGFSAALLRKYKILGGLLEEDFSININELLDLAGDDASETYMSLPSGKQEMFFRLIQLQATRLRRIKVVSGLLEFNPAIVGDVYWARALSKKRMDFTWWNHLKYEDELPAFYRQSMLNFNTVSLQSAASLNQRIFDVPACGSFLLTEYNSALENLFEPGREVACYDEPDNIPEVISKWLSDEKGRKKIIRAGMKRIFAEHTYQHRIVEIISKMNLVFYK; encoded by the coding sequence ATGATTAATATTCCACATATAAAAGGGCAGCGTCCTCGGGTTCTGCTTATCACTCAAGATTATTTTATTGTTCCTGAGCTTGCCAGAGGTTTAAGGTCTCTTGGAATTTCCTTTGTCTCAGTCGAATTTCAACAGACCCCTTCTTTTCTTAAGGAGTTATTTGATAAAGTCGCGTTTTTAAAACCTCACTTTATTTTATCCGTCAATCATGCCGGACTGGATGGAGATGGGCAGGTTCTGGGACTGTTAAAACGTTGCGGGGTTCCGTTTGCAAGCTGGTTTGTAGATCGTCAGGAAACGTTCTTGAGATCAGCTGTTGAGTCAAATTCCCTACTTGCTGTTTTCAGTTGGGACCCAGAGGCCATTTCTTCTTTGAATAAGCGAAATGTACCTTATGCTCAGTATCTTCCGCTTGGAACTGATACTTCTATTTTTCATCCAGTGAGGGGAGATCATGAATACTTATATCCTGTTTCTTTCGTCGGTTCTTCGTGGACATCAAAAATAGTTGAGGTGCTGCGTGCCGGAGGTTTTTCCGCTGCTTTGCTGCGCAAGTATAAGATTCTTGGCGGATTGTTGGAGGAAGATTTCTCAATTAATATAAATGAATTGCTTGACCTTGCAGGGGATGACGCTTCCGAAACGTATATGAGTTTACCTTCAGGTAAACAGGAAATGTTTTTTCGTCTTATACAGCTTCAGGCTACAAGGTTAAGGCGTATCAAGGTTGTGTCTGGATTATTGGAGTTTAACCCTGCGATTGTGGGGGATGTTTATTGGGCTAGGGCTTTGTCTAAGAAGAGGATGGATTTTACATGGTGGAATCATCTTAAATATGAGGATGAATTACCTGCTTTTTATAGGCAGTCTATGCTGAACTTTAATACAGTAAGTCTTCAGTCTGCCGCTTCCTTAAATCAACGTATTTTCGATGTGCCTGCTTGCGGTTCTTTTTTGCTGACTGAGTATAACTCAGCACTTGAAAATCTTTTTGAACCAGGCAGAGAGGTCGCATGCTATGACGAACCTGATAATATCCCGGAAGTTATATCGAAATGGCTTTCAGATGAGAAAGGACGGAAAAAAATAATCCGTGCCGGTATGAAAAGAATTTTTGCTGAGCACACTTATCAGCACAGAATTGTAGAAATTATTTCAAAGATGAATCTGGTTTTTTATAAGTAA